A genome region from Tenrec ecaudatus isolate mTenEca1 chromosome 13, mTenEca1.hap1, whole genome shotgun sequence includes the following:
- the SLC23A3 gene encoding solute carrier family 23 member 3 isoform X2, with protein sequence MSRSLPHLSQLCTVGSQDALALRSSPPGLKSPPSPPGASLGGPLSWGLSCLLAVQHILVLACLLCVTHLLLLHSLLPGGLSYSPAQLLASSLFSSGVSTALQTWMGSRLPLVQAPSFEFLIPALVLTSQKLPMAIRTPGNSSLVPRLCGGPGCHSPELRNASLREVSGAVVVAGLLQGTLGLLGGPGRLFPHCGPLVLAPGLVVAGLSAHREVALFCSAHWGLASLLILLMVVCSQHLGSCRLPLWPWRPAASSLTQARSPAFRQLSVLIPVACVWVLSALLGLSTGSLELFASPKAPWFWLPHPGDWDWPLLTPTALTAGISMALAASTSSLGGYALCSRLLHLPSPPSHACSRGLCLEGLGSVLAGLLGSPMGTASSFPNMGTVGLTQVGSRRVAHLVGILCIGLGLSPRLTQLLTTIPLPVLGGVLGVTQAVVLSTGFSCFHLADIDSGRNVFIVGFSIFMALLLPRWFREAPVLLITGWRPLDVFLRSLLTEPILLAGLLGFLLENTIPGTQLERGLGQGLPSPFSAQEARMLPTPREKALQEYGLPLPIQNLCACLPQPLRCLCSLPEDVGDEEGELSEPGETADLLSGFGEPECGPTRDGLKSQ encoded by the exons GAAGAGTCCCCCATCCCCTCCTGGGGCCTCTCTGGGTGGGCCTCTTTCCTGGGGCCTCAGCTGTCTTCTGGCTGTGCAG CATATCCTGGTCCTGGCCTGCCTGCTCTGCGTCACTCACCTGCTCCTTCTCCACAGCCTCCTCCCAGGAGGACTCTCTTACTCCCCCGCCCAGCTCCTGGCCTCCAGCCTCTTTTCAAGTGGTGTGTCTACTGCCTTGCAAACCTGGATGGGCAGCAG gctgcctcttgtccaggctCCCTCCTTCGAGTTCCTGATCCCTGCTCTGGTGCTCACCAGCCAGAAGCTGCCCATGGCCATCCGGACACCCGGGAACT CCTCCCTTGTGCCCCGCCTGTGTGGGGGCCCTGGCTGCCATAGCCCGGAGCTCAGGAATGCTTCTCTCCGGGAG GTGTCCGGAGCAGTGGTGGTCGCCGGGCTGCTGCAGGGCACACTAGGGCTGTTGGGGGGCCCTGGCCGCTTGTTCCCTCATTGTGGGCCCCTGGTGCTGGCCCCTGGACTGGTTGTGGCGGGGCTCTCTGCCCACAGGGAGGTGGCTCTGTTTTGCTCTGCTCACTGGGGCCTGGCTTCACT GCTTATCCTGCTCATGGTGGTCTGTTCTCAGCACCTGGGCTCCTGCCGGCTCCCTCTTTGGCCCTGGAGGCCAGCTGCATCCTCTCTAACTCAAGCCCGCAGTCCTGCCTTCCGGCAACTCTCG GTGCTGATCCCTGTGGCCTGTGTATGGGTCCTCTCGGCCTTGCTGGGGCTCAGCACTGGCTCCCTGGAGCTGTTTGCCTCCCCGAAGGCACCGTGGTTCTGGCTGCCTCACCCCG GTGACTGGGACTGGCCTTTGCTGACGCCCACGGCGCTGACCGCTGGCATCTCCATGGCCCTGGCAGCCTCCACCAGCTCCCTGGGTGGCTATGCTCTGTGTAGCAGGCTCCTGCATCTGCCGTCTCCCCCTTCACATGCCTGCAGTCGAGGGCTGTGCCTAGAGGGTCTGGGCAGCGTGCTGGCTGGACTCCTCGGGAGTCCCATGGGCACTGCATCCAGCTTCCCCAACATGGGCACAGTGGGTCTCACTCAG GTGGGGTCTCGGCGAGTAGCCCATTTGGTGGGGATTCTCTGCATCGGGCTCGGGCTCTCCCCCAGACTGACTCAGCTCCTCACCACCATCCCACTGCCTGTGCTTG GTGGGGTGCTGGGGGTGACCCAGGCAGTGGTTTTGTCTACTGGATTCTCCTGCTTCCACCTGGCTGATATTGACTCAGGCCGGAATGTCTTCATAGTCGGCTTTTCTATCTTCATGGCCCTGCTGTTGCCACGATGGTTCCGGGAAGCCCCGGTCCTTCTCATCACag GCTGGAGGCCCTTGGATGTGTTCCTGCGATCACTGCTGACAGAGCCCATCTTGCTGGCTGGACTCTTGGGCTTCCTCCTAGAGAACACCATCCCTG GCACTCAGCTAGAGAGAGGCCTAGGTCAAGGACTTCCATCTCCTTTCTCTGCCCAAGAGGCTCGGATGCTTCCGACGCCCAGGGAGAAGGCTCTTCAAGAGTATGGGCTTCCTCTTCCCATCCAAAACTTGTGTGCCTGCCTCCCCCAGCCCCTTCGttgcctctgctccctgcctgagGATGTTGGGGATGAGGAAGGAGAGCTCTCTGAGCCAGGAGAGACAGCAGACTTGCTGTCTGGTTTTGGGGAGCCAGAGTGTGGGCCTACCAGAGATGGGCTGAAGTCCCAGTAA
- the SLC23A3 gene encoding solute carrier family 23 member 3 isoform X1, whose translation MSRSLPHLSQLCTVGSQDALALRSSPPGLKSPPSPPGASLGGPLSWGLSCLLAVQHILVLACLLCVTHLLLLHSLLPGGLSYSPAQLLASSLFSSGVSTALQTWMGSRLPLVQAPSFEFLIPALVLTSQKLPMAIRTPGNCEHRASTWASLVPRLCGGPGCHSPELRNASLREVSGAVVVAGLLQGTLGLLGGPGRLFPHCGPLVLAPGLVVAGLSAHREVALFCSAHWGLASLLILLMVVCSQHLGSCRLPLWPWRPAASSLTQARSPAFRQLSVLIPVACVWVLSALLGLSTGSLELFASPKAPWFWLPHPGDWDWPLLTPTALTAGISMALAASTSSLGGYALCSRLLHLPSPPSHACSRGLCLEGLGSVLAGLLGSPMGTASSFPNMGTVGLTQVGSRRVAHLVGILCIGLGLSPRLTQLLTTIPLPVLGGVLGVTQAVVLSTGFSCFHLADIDSGRNVFIVGFSIFMALLLPRWFREAPVLLITGWRPLDVFLRSLLTEPILLAGLLGFLLENTIPGTQLERGLGQGLPSPFSAQEARMLPTPREKALQEYGLPLPIQNLCACLPQPLRCLCSLPEDVGDEEGELSEPGETADLLSGFGEPECGPTRDGLKSQ comes from the exons GAAGAGTCCCCCATCCCCTCCTGGGGCCTCTCTGGGTGGGCCTCTTTCCTGGGGCCTCAGCTGTCTTCTGGCTGTGCAG CATATCCTGGTCCTGGCCTGCCTGCTCTGCGTCACTCACCTGCTCCTTCTCCACAGCCTCCTCCCAGGAGGACTCTCTTACTCCCCCGCCCAGCTCCTGGCCTCCAGCCTCTTTTCAAGTGGTGTGTCTACTGCCTTGCAAACCTGGATGGGCAGCAG gctgcctcttgtccaggctCCCTCCTTCGAGTTCCTGATCCCTGCTCTGGTGCTCACCAGCCAGAAGCTGCCCATGGCCATCCGGACACCCGGGAACTGTGAGCATAGAGCAAGCACGTGGG CCTCCCTTGTGCCCCGCCTGTGTGGGGGCCCTGGCTGCCATAGCCCGGAGCTCAGGAATGCTTCTCTCCGGGAG GTGTCCGGAGCAGTGGTGGTCGCCGGGCTGCTGCAGGGCACACTAGGGCTGTTGGGGGGCCCTGGCCGCTTGTTCCCTCATTGTGGGCCCCTGGTGCTGGCCCCTGGACTGGTTGTGGCGGGGCTCTCTGCCCACAGGGAGGTGGCTCTGTTTTGCTCTGCTCACTGGGGCCTGGCTTCACT GCTTATCCTGCTCATGGTGGTCTGTTCTCAGCACCTGGGCTCCTGCCGGCTCCCTCTTTGGCCCTGGAGGCCAGCTGCATCCTCTCTAACTCAAGCCCGCAGTCCTGCCTTCCGGCAACTCTCG GTGCTGATCCCTGTGGCCTGTGTATGGGTCCTCTCGGCCTTGCTGGGGCTCAGCACTGGCTCCCTGGAGCTGTTTGCCTCCCCGAAGGCACCGTGGTTCTGGCTGCCTCACCCCG GTGACTGGGACTGGCCTTTGCTGACGCCCACGGCGCTGACCGCTGGCATCTCCATGGCCCTGGCAGCCTCCACCAGCTCCCTGGGTGGCTATGCTCTGTGTAGCAGGCTCCTGCATCTGCCGTCTCCCCCTTCACATGCCTGCAGTCGAGGGCTGTGCCTAGAGGGTCTGGGCAGCGTGCTGGCTGGACTCCTCGGGAGTCCCATGGGCACTGCATCCAGCTTCCCCAACATGGGCACAGTGGGTCTCACTCAG GTGGGGTCTCGGCGAGTAGCCCATTTGGTGGGGATTCTCTGCATCGGGCTCGGGCTCTCCCCCAGACTGACTCAGCTCCTCACCACCATCCCACTGCCTGTGCTTG GTGGGGTGCTGGGGGTGACCCAGGCAGTGGTTTTGTCTACTGGATTCTCCTGCTTCCACCTGGCTGATATTGACTCAGGCCGGAATGTCTTCATAGTCGGCTTTTCTATCTTCATGGCCCTGCTGTTGCCACGATGGTTCCGGGAAGCCCCGGTCCTTCTCATCACag GCTGGAGGCCCTTGGATGTGTTCCTGCGATCACTGCTGACAGAGCCCATCTTGCTGGCTGGACTCTTGGGCTTCCTCCTAGAGAACACCATCCCTG GCACTCAGCTAGAGAGAGGCCTAGGTCAAGGACTTCCATCTCCTTTCTCTGCCCAAGAGGCTCGGATGCTTCCGACGCCCAGGGAGAAGGCTCTTCAAGAGTATGGGCTTCCTCTTCCCATCCAAAACTTGTGTGCCTGCCTCCCCCAGCCCCTTCGttgcctctgctccctgcctgagGATGTTGGGGATGAGGAAGGAGAGCTCTCTGAGCCAGGAGAGACAGCAGACTTGCTGTCTGGTTTTGGGGAGCCAGAGTGTGGGCCTACCAGAGATGGGCTGAAGTCCCAGTAA